The Candidatus Sysuiplasma acidicola genome contains the following window.
TTCCTGAATGCCCCGGCGGATCGCGTCAATTCGCGCGGTCTTTGTAGGGCGGGCATACTCAGACATCATTGTCTTTGCCCCGCCGTTGTGATACAGCAGGCTATTGCCTGCTCTGCCTGATTGCGAACATTTTGTCAATCTCATAAAGGAAATCTATGCCCTTGCTGGTCGTAGAGTACGTTTTTCTTCCTGACTCTTCCGCAAAGGAAATCAGCCTTTCCATTGAAAGTTTATCTATGAGCTTCTGTGCATACGCAAAGTTCAGGTTGCACCTGTACACTATCTGTGTCTTAGTTACTGCAGATACTTTCGCAAGCGAAAGGACTTCCTTCGTTATTTCAATTTCATTTCTTCTCGATATCACGGTAATTCGCCCCCAACTTTCCTCACTTCGAGGCAAAACCGCCACAAGTTTTTACGCAACATTGGACAGTATTTGCGCCATTCTGGCTTTACGGGCATCAGTTATGGCAAGTGCTTATTATCATTTTTGATAATTAAACTTTATCTATGCTAAAAAATATCAAGAAGATGGCGATTTCGCGGGTGCGTGACGCTCCGGCTTCACTCTGGAAACAACGGCGGTACTATCTTACCCTTCCTGATGTGCCGGCACATGTATGGTGTTGCAGCTGCAGTCAGGTCTAGGCTCATCGTGTAAATCAGTAAAATGTCATCCGGCATAGCCAATGAAAGTCGATACCAAATGGCTAAATAAGGCAAACGTGTGAAAAAATACGGTAGCTCACGAAGATGCCGAGATATTCGGTCCGTATATTGCCAGACTGCATCAACAGACTCCGGCAATGGAGTGCCCGTGTAATTGACGGAAACAGGAGCGTAATCTATGAAATGCAGTGGATTTATTATGCCGGAAAAAGAAGTGTCCTGGCTCTTTTCCCGCACCGAACTGCCAATTTCAACTGCACTGGCTTCCGCCACTCTCTACGTGACGATTGCGGCAGGATTCGCGTATCTGTTCAATTTCCTCAATTGGTTCTTAATCTCGGCTAACCGTTTTTTATATTACCTCATCGCAATCGGTCTGATTCTTACCCTGTTACTTGCGATTCTTATTGCGAGAAATTCAATCAGGCGCAAATCAAATAAGAGTAAAGAGCGGAATATACCTAAAACGCAGGCAGTGTACGCACATCAGGAAACTCTAAGGAAAATTGACGCACTGTCAGCCTCATTCAAGAGCCGTAATGCCGGACAGGAAGATATGAAACAGTGCAATTGGAGTAACGCCTCCAGTCAGTTTTATGACATTTTGTTTAAAGAGCCGGATATTGGCCATCACTCGGAGCACATTCTGTCGATGCTCTATTACGGCAGAACCACCGCCGAGCCTTCACCTGACGCGGTATTCGACTTCAGATATCCCGGACTTGAACAGACTCTGCATATTGGCTCGGTAGAGCTGAATGAAAGGCTTGAGTTATTGAGCAAGGCTGGCTTTCTTACGCGGCAGGTATGGTTTGAAACTGTCGCATGCCCTGCATGCAGTGCCACCGACCCTATATCCCTGGACCTTTTCAACGCCGTAAACCCTCCTCCGAACAGAGGGTATGCTGCGAAAATGGATAAGTCACACGGCAGGTCAGTTGTTCCGGCATTCAGGTGCCGTAGATGCTCAAAGCTCTATTCATACGGAGACGGCCTGATCAGACAGGCTTTCGCCTATTCGATTAAAAGTGAACTGAAAGATACGGTGACAAAAGCAATACCGGACTTCTTCAAGTTTGTGGAAGTCATGAAACAGCACGGTCTCGATCCTGTTCAGTTAGCCACGTTGAAGGGCATGTCCGGCATCACTCACACCTTTGATATCGCTGTAGCTCAGAGAGCGGAACGCGGTTCACCTGCCGGTCAGGATGCGGGATATGGAGAAGTGACACGCGGTATTGTGATCAATGTGCCGGGAATCGGGAATAAGTCGCTGGGTTCCGAACATGTCAAGAGACTTTACAGCGAACTTTCCGATATAGAGGGCTACCGCGGCGTAATTATCGCAATTCACGGAATGGATGAAGAAGGAGAGCGCCTGGCCAGGCATTTCGGCATCCGTATACTGGCCGGCGCGGATGCAGATGGCGCTCTGAACGAATTCTGGCATTTCATCAGGAATGAATTTCTGAATCCGATAACCCGGCCATCAACAACGTTTGGAATTGAAGGCTTTGAAAAAATAGCCGACGAATTCCCTTCCGGCCGGGTATACATACTCTCCGGCCCATCAGGTTCGATGAAGACAACCGTGGCTGTTAATTATCTGATACAGGGAGCAAAACATGGTGAAAGAGGTGTGATGGTCGTCACGGGTCAGAGCATTGAAAATATTCTTTCTGATTTTTCAAATCAGGGACTGGAAGTCGAATTGTTCCGTCGTGATATATTACTAGTCGACCTGACTACGCAGATAGAGGATCTCAGGGAAAAGATGCTGAAGGGAGATGCCTCATCAGTCAGGGCATACCTGCTGAAGATCGTTACTGATCTGGGCATGGTAGTGCTCAAACATAAAGCAAAAAGGCTGGTGATAGATTCGATAGATGATTTCTGGCCAGACGACGCAGCCGGCAGGGATTTCATCAGGGGGTTTATACTGAGTCTATCAAAAATGGGCACCACCTCGATGCTCACAAAGACCGCAAGGTACGGGCCTGGCTCGTTCAGTTACGGCGACAGCTACGTCGACGGTATAATCAACCTCGGGTTCCAGGCAGTCGGCGATACAAGAACACACTTTATCGAAGCACTTAAGATTAGAGGTGTAAAGATAGATCCGTCAAGATTTGAGATCGGCACACGGATCGTCGACGGACGGATGAAACTGACCCTGCTCGGCAGATTGCCGATTTCAGGGACCGCCGAGTCGGAGCAGGAGCCCGAAATGGATGAAATAATGGAGTTCCCGGCGGGATCTCAATGAATCTTACTTTTAATGATGCAGTGAGTCGTATTCCTCTCCTCCCGGTTTGTCGCGTTCACCATCAGGATGTCTGAGTCTATGGGCGGAAACAGACTCGGGTACCTGGTCCTTGTTCTCATGACTTTTCCATTCATGATTCTGTATCTGGTGATAAGCAGTATCGTCTTGTTCTCACATGGTTATTCACCTTCCAGCCACTTCTTCGCCGTTCTGCTGATAATAGGCGACACTTTCTTTGCACTGCAGACCTCGGCCTATCTTTACAACTTCTACAAGGCCCAGTTCCACTACCCGCAGACGATTGCGAATTATTACAGAAGATACGCCAGCAGCAGAGTTGCTGTCTTCATTATGGCATTCAATGAGCCTGCGGAGATTATTGAAAGGACTGTAACGGCAGTAAAACTGGCAACCGGAGAAAGGGGAAGAGTTTTCCTGCTGGATGATTCTACAAATGTTAGAATCCGGGAATCGGTTAAAGAAATTGCTAAAAATTATGATGTTGCCTATGTTCACAGAGAGAACAGACGGGGAGCCAAGGCGGGGGCGATAAACGATGCAATGCATCTCGTAACCGAGGAATACCTGGCTGTGTTCGATTCGGACCAGAGGCCATCGCCTGAGTTTTTTGACGAAATACTTCCGCTGCTTGAGGACGACGGCAGCCTCGCATATGTTCAGGTTCCTCAGGTTTATGTCAATACCGATGCGAGCAGAATGGCTTCTGCAGCACAGTCTGTGCAGGCACTATTCTTTGACTACATCGCAGAGGGAAAGAGTGTGAGCAATGCAATGTTCACCTGCGGCAGTAACGTGGTTTACCGTGTAGCTGCGCTTAGTGATGTCGGCAATTTTGATGAAACAATAGTAACAGAAGATATGGCGACAGCAATAAACATGCACGCCAGAGGATGGAAATCTCTGTATTATAACAAAAAGCTGGTATTCGGAGAAGGGCCGTCAACACTTGCGGCTTACTTCACACAACAGGGCCGGTGGTCGCTCGGCTCCATCTCTCTTTGGCCCAGGGTCATAAAACTGATGTTGAGGCACCCAAAAAGGATGAAGGCATCGCAGTACTGGGAATACTTGAATTCCACAAGCTGGTACCTTGTCGGTTTTGCAAACATGTTCGTGATACTTCCCCCGCTGACCTATGTTTTTCTGGGCATTCCGCCCGTGGTGGGCCCAGGCATCCTGCTGTTCTATGCGCTAGTCCCGTATCTAGCTCTGTCTATGACTTCATTCTTCCTTACTATGAGGCTGAGAGGGCATGGAATATCGAGCGCAATCCTTAACATCAGTCTCAATTTTGTCTGCTTTCCCGTATACCTGGTTTCTGCAGTCTATGCTCTGACTGGAAGGAAGAAGCCATTCAAAGTGACTCCAAAGGGTCAGAAGGGCGGGAAAGAACCTCTGGTTAGACTCTGGCCGCAACTGTCCCTTCTCTTTCTTCTTCTGTTCGGAGCAATTGCAGGTCTGGCAAAATATCTTGTCGATGACAGCATCGGGTATGCAATCAGCTCTGTCTGGCTCATTTATGTGGCTGTCTGGATCTTTGGTCTTTTCTATGTAAATTCGGTGTCGAAGGAAACATCAATTTATGCCGAAACCCTGAAGGTATATTCGAAGTAGGAATGATACTCCTGCTAAGGCTGTATGGGAATGCACTACAGTTTCTTTCTGGCGCGCCGTGTCAGAAAAACTTTCAATCACGCATTCCCATTAAAAGGTGCAGCTGTGTTAGGTATTCGGCGTGAAGATTTAACGAACAACTTCAATGCTGGCAAACAGGTAAGACATCGTAATCTGATTTGGGGAAGTTTCTGTTTTCACCTTGCAGTTTAGAAGCGATCCGAACGCCGTCTTTACCGTTTGATCATAGAAAATAGACCATTTTTCTCCCCACTGGTGTTTGATAATAATCATGCCTCCATCATCGTTTTCAATCTGCTCATATTCAAACATCCTGCCATATTTGGCAATCATCTCCGGAAAAGCCTTGATCACATTCTTGAAATTTATTTCCTTGAACCAGAACAGAACATATTCTTTGAGCACCGTCCCGCCAAACCATTTTCCCACTTCCCTGATTGACTCATCCGCAAGATACTCCACCATCTTTTGCAGGAGTTCGGGAGGAACCTCAACGAATCCGAATCTGTCGGCTAGAAAGTCCCATTCCACGTATCTCTTCAGGGCTCTTGATGCAAGCTGATTTACGCTCAATCCATTCTTGGCGGCCGCTTCCTGTATTCCTGCATCTACTTCAGACTCGAGACGAACGCTGCGTGTAATATGTGTTTTTTTATTCTTTGCCATATAATTCCACTCAGATTCACCATAAACTGCTCAATATCATGATTTTCTGTGTCATGATATTTAATAGTATTACAAGGAGATTATTAATATGTATGTAACGGCCCTGGCAGATGTTGGTTGCACTCACGGATCCAGCATTTTCTCTTCATTAGCATCAGGACATGCAAGTTCAAAGGCCCTTTTTCAGATTGCCGTTTTCAGTCGGGATTTATGATACAGGCTATTAAAGAAGCAGCTGCGCCTAGTCATCGGGAAGCACAAGGATCTCAATCATTCCACTCCTCTGTTCAGCACTCACATTTTCGTGCATGTTCGATGATCTCAGTATGTCACAGATCTCCGGGAAGCGATGACTGCTGTGAAGCTGCCCCGAAGCCGGTAGCGCGTGTCAATGATTTTGTCGCTAACTTCAGATATGGCAGCGTTCCCGCCTCAAGTCAGCCGGCTGTGTCGTTGAACGCCAGCTGTGTAGCATCGACTACTTCACATGGGCTCTTCTCCTGTGTTACAGAGAGTGCTGCACGCTTCGGAGTTGATTGCGCCCTGATGTGACGGCTCAATTATCACAGTTACAATAGTTTAGATACTGTGTGTGTGAATAGATAAAATGGAGCGATTGAACAGCGTTGCCGAATTTTCACAGGATTGCAAATGGCAGAGGTTTATTGTCGGGGTCAGTAGGAATAGTTGCAGGTTTGATATTGATAATTAGCGGGGTCGTTGCAATTTCATTCATGGGCACAATATTGACTTACTTTTTGAAGCACTACGGAACTAACCTGTCACCAGATGAAACTTATGGATTGAAAGTGGTCATTTCAATACTGGCATTTCTGGTAGGACTGGGAGGCCTGCTTGTAATATTCGGCGGATCCATGTTCCTGCTGAAGCACAGGATTTCCGGAAGAGTCCTGATAGGTCTGGGTGGCGGAATGGCAGTTGTCGGCCTGATTGTCACTATGGTCGTAGCATTTGCGGGTTCGGGTTTTTCTTCGCCCATATTCCGGATATCCTACTTTACGGTTTACTGGCTGGGTGCAATTCTTGCAATCATAGCGATGGGAATTTCCATTAGGGCATGACCTCCCGGAAATGCTGACGGCAGGTGTAGTTGCAGTTCCTCTGTTTTCCGAAGCTCTGCAGTATACGGTGGCCAGCCGTCTCATTTTAACCGCGTTCTAGTAACTTATCGATTGAGAAGGTAATTATAGTACAGAAGGAGTAGGAATAATCATGCTCTCTTACGCGTATTTTGTTTTCCCTTCTATTCCACAGTTCATCTTTCCATATATTGGTTTTATAACGGTGGCACTTGGGCTTTTGATGGCATTCGCAGGCAGGGAAATGTGGG
Protein-coding sequences here:
- a CDS encoding transcriptional regulator; translated protein: MISRRNEIEITKEVLSLAKVSAVTKTQIVYRCNLNFAYAQKLIDKLSMERLISFAEESGRKTYSTTSKGIDFLYEIDKMFAIRQSRQ
- a CDS encoding RAD55 family ATPase, yielding MPEKEVSWLFSRTELPISTALASATLYVTIAAGFAYLFNFLNWFLISANRFLYYLIAIGLILTLLLAILIARNSIRRKSNKSKERNIPKTQAVYAHQETLRKIDALSASFKSRNAGQEDMKQCNWSNASSQFYDILFKEPDIGHHSEHILSMLYYGRTTAEPSPDAVFDFRYPGLEQTLHIGSVELNERLELLSKAGFLTRQVWFETVACPACSATDPISLDLFNAVNPPPNRGYAAKMDKSHGRSVVPAFRCRRCSKLYSYGDGLIRQAFAYSIKSELKDTVTKAIPDFFKFVEVMKQHGLDPVQLATLKGMSGITHTFDIAVAQRAERGSPAGQDAGYGEVTRGIVINVPGIGNKSLGSEHVKRLYSELSDIEGYRGVIIAIHGMDEEGERLARHFGIRILAGADADGALNEFWHFIRNEFLNPITRPSTTFGIEGFEKIADEFPSGRVYILSGPSGSMKTTVAVNYLIQGAKHGERGVMVVTGQSIENILSDFSNQGLEVELFRRDILLVDLTTQIEDLREKMLKGDASSVRAYLLKIVTDLGMVVLKHKAKRLVIDSIDDFWPDDAAGRDFIRGFILSLSKMGTTSMLTKTARYGPGSFSYGDSYVDGIINLGFQAVGDTRTHFIEALKIRGVKIDPSRFEIGTRIVDGRMKLTLLGRLPISGTAESEQEPEMDEIMEFPAGSQ
- a CDS encoding glycosyltransferase; translated protein: MGGNRLGYLVLVLMTFPFMILYLVISSIVLFSHGYSPSSHFFAVLLIIGDTFFALQTSAYLYNFYKAQFHYPQTIANYYRRYASSRVAVFIMAFNEPAEIIERTVTAVKLATGERGRVFLLDDSTNVRIRESVKEIAKNYDVAYVHRENRRGAKAGAINDAMHLVTEEYLAVFDSDQRPSPEFFDEILPLLEDDGSLAYVQVPQVYVNTDASRMASAAQSVQALFFDYIAEGKSVSNAMFTCGSNVVYRVAALSDVGNFDETIVTEDMATAINMHARGWKSLYYNKKLVFGEGPSTLAAYFTQQGRWSLGSISLWPRVIKLMLRHPKRMKASQYWEYLNSTSWYLVGFANMFVILPPLTYVFLGIPPVVGPGILLFYALVPYLALSMTSFFLTMRLRGHGISSAILNISLNFVCFPVYLVSAVYALTGRKKPFKVTPKGQKGGKEPLVRLWPQLSLLFLLLFGAIAGLAKYLVDDSIGYAISSVWLIYVAVWIFGLFYVNSVSKETSIYAETLKVYSK